Proteins co-encoded in one Dama dama isolate Ldn47 chromosome 2, ASM3311817v1, whole genome shotgun sequence genomic window:
- the LOC133067590 gene encoding tripartite motif-containing protein 64-like, whose amino-acid sequence MDSDELEAFQQELTCSICMNCFLDPVTIDCGHSFCRPCLSLCWEEDQTPRSCPECRGISERPDFKTNTALKRLASLARQARADHVHRSEEQICETHQEAKGLFCEADQTLLCGPCSERPEHAAHSHSPIHRAAEESRENFLKRMGSLWKKREEMQLILNQEAKKAWSFKKYVALRKVMIKFEYQRRHPLLQEEEKLHLDALKKEAKEICLQLKESVFRMTQQRESLKQMYRKLTEMCHKPDMELLQVRNICFRTNLAHMQKPQPVNPELTCWPVTGILHMLNNFRVDNVLTQTTIHHVSLDDASVMSGDDPHGLSRQFDGGESFVAWGAQAFTSGRHYWELDVTHFSNWILGVTKDILTSDTIIRINYEEAFLLFSEKVNDQHSLFTNSPPLVQFVKRPLGRIGVFLDYDNGAVSFYDVSRGSLIYSFLPSSFSCPLKPFLCLKSP is encoded by the exons ATGGATTCAGATGAGCTGGAAGCCTTCCAGCAGGAACTCACCTGCTCCATCTGTATGAACTGCTTCCTGGACCCCGTCACCATAGACTGTGGGCACAGCTTCTGCCGTCCCTGTCTGAGCCTTTGCTGGGAAGAAGACCAGACTCCAAGGAGCTGCCCTGAGTGCAGGGGAATATCAGAGAGGCCTGATTTCAAAACCAATACTGCCCTCAAGAGGCTGGCTTCCCTTGCAAGACAGGCCAGAGCTGACCACGTCCACCGCTCTGAGGAGCAGATCTGTGAGACACACCAGGAAGCCAAAGGCCTCTTCTGTGAGGCTGACCAGACCCTGCTCTGCGGGCCCTGCTCTGAACGCCCCGAGCACGCAGCTCACAGCCACAGTCCGATACACAGGGCTGCTGAGGAGTCCCGG GAAAATTTTCTGAAGAGAATGGGCTCTTtatggaaaaagagagaagaaatgcaACTCATTCTGAACCAGGAAGCTAAAAAAGCTTGGTCATTTAAG AAATATGTGGCCCTAAGGAAGGTAATGATTAAATTTGAATATCAGAGGAGGCATCCATTGCTCCAGGAGGAGGAGAAACTGCATCTGGACGCTCTGAAGAAAGAAGCCAAGGAGATTTGTCTACAACTCAAGGAGAGTGTGTTCAGAATGACTCAACAGAGAGAAAGTCTGAAACAAATGTACAGAAAGCTGACTGAGATGTGCCACAAGCCAGACATGGAACTGCTCCAGGTAAGAAA CATTTGTTTCAGGACCAACTTGGCACATATGCAGAAGCCTCAGCCAGTGAACCCAGAGCTCACTTGCTGGCCTGTCACTGGAATCCTACACATGCTGAACAACTTCAGAG TGGATAATGTTCTGACTCAGACAACCATTCACCATGTGAGCCTTGATGATGCAAGTGTGATGTCGGGAGATGACCCCCATGGCCTGTCCAGACAGTTCGATGGTGGGGAGAGCTTTGTGGCCTGGGGAGCTCAGGCTTTCACTTCCGGGAGGCATTACTGGGAGCTGGATGTGACACACTTCTCCAACTGGATTCTGGGGGTCACTAAAGATATCTTGACAAGTGATACTATTATCCGTATTAATTATGAAGAAgcatttcttctattttctgaaaaagtGAACGACCAGCATAGTCTCTTCACCAACTCCCCACCCTTAGTTCAGTTTGTGAAAAGGCCTCTGGGTAGGATTGGAGTGTTCCTGGATTATGACAATGGAGCTGTGAGCTTCTATGATGTTTCCAGAGGATCCCTCATATacagtttccttccttcctccttctcctgccctctgaAGCCTTTCCTTTGCCTTAAGTCTCCATGA